A window from Carassius gibelio isolate Cgi1373 ecotype wild population from Czech Republic chromosome B3, carGib1.2-hapl.c, whole genome shotgun sequence encodes these proteins:
- the LOC127951905 gene encoding uncharacterized protein LOC127951905, with amino-acid sequence MFSVNIDEATDKSMDRILNVLVRFYDEDAGSVKTQHLASKKVNIANASALMLELNDVLHSYGLEWRQVTSMLLDNCAVMRGKKSGLETLARKENPNLLDISGDTVHMVSNAAKALMSPFQSEVEDFCSDVYYDIEKSPKQKEIFAQFQSLLHLTPKSLIRPISNRFIQMLEVCSRMNELLDVLVVHYYHVMDANEEHKYRRLLNQVFERHDLTAEEKARIVVLQKEQAAASRTGTQVNQDRKDRISVVISEFERVKVMIDLYRGVLLTFQRFVKELQHEKPMVHLLHVEMVALVRELLSKFMRPKAIPLSHKEILKVDVRSRDLQLSNQRLSVGQFCYNAMNKARVEKKVWVGHIYDSLREGYMRSAEFLIKNLPLDNIILTSLSALMPSLIQSDAVVGAFTTLGEALPNVVPPEEIGQLVEECRAYQMDADMLLRVPNYIEGDCQVDVDWWSHVASLKNAERGVKYPTLCKLVKALLSIFTGPLVEGSFNLMDDILESDRCSMNVETYESLAVIKSTLKARNWTASTMNIDQPLRRSCLSSFQNYQLHLKKKKQTAQALKKKRLSEAARILSSKEANKLSQQARKTKRPAISSSAQTSNGGTSLYHLCSTGPPEKEKTTPTLLCASLHFLCTSLHFLCSTGHPEKKTTQTLLCTSLHFLCSTVPPENEKTTPTLLCTSLHFLCTSLHHLCSTGHPEKKTTQTLLCKSLHFLCSTVPPENEKTTTTLLYTSLHHLCSTGPGKKNTTPILLCTSLHFLCTSLHHLCSKGP; translated from the exons ATGTTTTCAGTCAACATTGACGAGGCCACGGACAAAAGTATGGATAGAATTCTTAATGTACTGGTCCGATTTTATGACGAGGATGCAGGCAGTGTGAAAACACAGCATCTTGCCAGCAAAAAAGTAAATATTGCAAATGCCTCAGCTTTGATGCTGGAACTAAATGACGTCCTGCACTCATATGGGCTAGAGTGGAGGCAGGTCACCAGTATGCTACTAGACAATTGCGCAGTGATGAGGGGGAAGAAGTCGGGGCTTGAGACCCTAGCTAGAAAGGAGAACCCCAATCTGTTGGACATTTCGGGAGACACTGTCCATATGGTGTCAAATGCGGCTAAGGCTCTCATGAGCCCATTTCAATCAGAGGTGGAAGATTTTTGCTCTGATGTTTATTATGACATAGAGAAGTCCCCCAAGCAGAAGGAGATTTTTGCACAATTTCAGAGTTTACTCCATCTCACCCCCAAGAGCTTGATAAGGCCCATTAGTAACCGATTCATTCAGATGCTTGAAGTCTGCAGTAGAATGAATGAACTCCTGGATGTACTCGTGGTGCACTACTATCATGTCATGGACGCAAATGAGGAACACAAATACAG AAGGCTTCTTAATCAGGTGTTTGAGCGGCATGACCTCACAGCTGAGGAAAAGGCCAGGATAGTAGTTCTTCAGAAAGAACAGGCAGCAGCGTCCCGGACGGGAACACAAGTTAACCAAGACCGAAAAGATCGAATCTCTGTGGTCATTTCAGAGTTCGAAAGAGTAAAAGTCATGATTGACTTATACAGAG GGGTCCTTCTGACATTTCAGAGATTTGTCAAAGAGCTTCAACATGAAAAGCCAATGGTGCATTTGTTGCATGTGGAAATGGTGGCCCTTGTTAGAGAGCTCCTGAGCAAATTTATGAGACCAAAGGCTATTCCACTGAGTCACAAGGAGATTCTCAAGGTTGATGTACGGAGCAGGGATTTGCAACTGTCAAACCAGAGGCTCTCTGTTGGACAATTCTGCTACAATGCAATGAACAAAGCTCGTGTGGAGAAGAAGGTATGGGTTGGACATATCTATGACTCTCTCAGAGAAGGGTATATGAGGTCAGCAGAGTTTCTGATAAAAAACCTTCCCCTGGATAACATCATATTAACATCACTCTCTGCTCTGATGCCGTCTCTAATTCAATCCGATGCAGTTGTTGGAGCATTCACTACATTAGGAGAGGCCTTGCCAAATGTTGTCCCTCCAGAAGAGATCGGTCAACTGGTTGAAGAATGCCGGGCCTACCAGATGGATGCGGACATGCTTCTTCGTGTACCAAACTACATCGAAGGGGACTGTCAAGTTGATGTAGACTGGTGGAGCCATGTTGCTTCTTTGAAAAATGCAGAGAGAGGTGTGAAGTATCCCACCCTGTGCAAACTTGTTAAAGCGCTTCTGTCCATTTTTACAGGCCCCTTGGTGGAAGGATCATTCAATTTAATGGATGATATCCTAGAGTCTGACAGGTGCTCCATGAATGTGGAAACATACGAGAGCCTCGCAGTGATCAAGTCCACACTTAAGGCCAGGAACTGGACAGCCTCAACTATGAACATTGACCAGCCTTTAAGGCGATCCTGCCTTTCCTCATTCCAAAACTACcaattacatttaaagaaaaagaaacagactgCACAGGCACTAAAGAAGAAAAGGCTTAGTGAGGCAGCAAGGATTCTGTCCTCAAAGGAGGCAAACAAATTGTCTCAACAGGCCCGAAAAACCAAAAGACCAGCGATATCCTCCTCTGCACAAACATCCAATGGTGGCACAAGCCTCTACCACCTCTGCTCAACAGGCCCtcctgaaaaagagaagactACCCCAACCCTCCTCTGCGCAAGCCTCCACTTCCTCTGCACAAGCCTCCATTTCCTCTGCTCAACAGGCCATCCTGAAAAAAAGACCACCCAAACCCTCCTCTGCACAAGCCTCCATTTCCTCTGCTCAACAGTCCCTCCTGAAAATGAGAAGACCACCCCAACCCTCCTCTGCACAAGCCTCCACTTCCTCTGCACAAGCCTCCACCACCTCTGCTCAACAGGCCATCCTGAAAAAAAGACCACCCAAACCCTCCTCTGCAAAAGCCTCCATTTCCTCTGCTCAACAGTCCCTCCTGAAAAtgagaagaccaccacaaccctCCTCTACACAAGCCTCCACCACCTCTGCTCAACAGGCCCTGGAAAAAAGAATACCACCCCAATCCTCCTCTGTACAAGCCTCCACTTCCTCTGCACAAGCCTCCACCACCTCTGCTCAAAAGGCCCTTGA